CGATGGGTGCATGAATCTCACCCAGACCGCCACCGCCCTCGCCGCCCTCGGCTCCGCCACCTTCGGGGGAGTGCTCTTCGCCTTCTCCGCCTTCGTCATGCCCGGCCTCGACGCCTCACCCCCCGACGCGGCGGTGGTGACCATGCAGCAGATCAACAAGGCCGCGCCGCGGTCGCCGCTGGCCGCCGAGATGGTCGTGACCCTGGTGCTCTGCCTGGTCGTCGCGGCCACCGCCCTGATCCGGCTGCGCAGCCACGGCGGGGTGGGCACCGTGCTGGTGCTGGCCGGCTGCCTGCTGTTCGTGGCGTCGTTCGCGATCACCGCGATCTACCACATCCCGCACAACGACGCCTTCGCCTCGGTCGCCTCCGGCGGGGCCGGGACCGCCCAGGCGTGGCGCGACTACGCCCGGCCCTGGGAGCTGTGGAACCACGTGCGGTCGGCCTCGGCGCTGGCCGGCTCGGCCCTGATGATCGCCGGGCTGCTGGCCCGGGCGGCCTGAGGCGGCACCACCCCGCGACAATGACCACATGCGCGTGCTGATCGCGCCGGACAAGTTCGCCGGCACCCTGACCGCGGTGGAGGCCGCCCGCGCGATCGCGGACGGCTGGCTGCGCCAGGCGCCCGGTGACGAGGTCGACCTGGCCCCGATGGCCGACGGCGGCCCCGGCTTCGTCGACGTGCTGCACGAGGCGCTCGGCGGCGACCTGGCCGCGCTGACCGTGAGCGGCCCGCACGGCGAGCCGGTGCCGGCCACCTGCCTGCTCGGCTCGCAGGGCCGGGCCTGGGTCGAGAGCGCTCAGGCCTGCGGGCTCGCGCTGACCGGCGGGGAGCGCGCCGAGAGCGCCACCACCTGGGGCGTCGGCGAGCTGGTCATGCAGGCGATCGAAGCAGGAGCCACCGACATCGTGGTCGGCCTCGGTGGCTCGGGCACCAACGACGGCGGAGCCGGCCTGCTCGGAGCCCTCGGCGCCACCGCCGACCGACCGCTGGACCAGGGAGCCGCGGGCCTGGCCGGGATCGGGCAGGTCGACCTCGCACCGGCCCGCGAGCGGCTCGCCGGGGTCTCCCTGCTCTGTGCCACCGACGTCGACAGCCCCCTGACCGGCCTGTTCGGTGCCACCAAGACCTTCGGCCCGCAGAAGGGCATCGCCGAGGAGCGGCTGCCGGCCGTGGACGGCATCCTCGAGGCGTTCGCGGCCGTGACCGGGCGTCGTACCGCGCTGGAGAAGGGGGCCGGTGCCGCTGGTGGGCTCGGCTTCGCCCTGCTCGTCCTCGGCGCCGAGCGACGTCCCGGCTTCGACCTCGTCGCCGACGCCGTGCGCCTCGAGCAGCGGGCGCGGCAGGCCGACCTGGTGATCACCGGTGAGGGCGCGTTCGACTTCTCCAGCCGCTCCGGCAAGGTGCCCTACGGCGTCGCCACGGTCGCCGCCGAGGCGTTGCGACCGTGCGTCGCGCTGGCCGGCCGGGTCCTGGTCGGGTCGCGCGAGATGCGGGCCCTCGGCATCGAGTCGGCGCACTCGCTGGTGGACCTGGTGGGGGAGGAGCGGGCGCTGGGAGACCCGGCCGGGAGCCTGGCCACCCTGTCCGCCCGGGTCGCTCGCAGCTGGTCGCGCTGACCTGGCGCGGATCCGGAGGAATAACCTGCCCTGTGCGAGAATTGGGTCAGACGTACGACGGATGGCACCCCCAGCGAAGGAGCAGCAGATGACCGACCAGGTCACCGAAGAGCGCCGGACCGACCAGATCAACCTCAGCTCGGTCGCCGCCACCAAGGTCAAGAGCCTGCTCGAGCAGGAGGGTCGCGACGACCTCGCGCTGCGGATCTCGGTGCAGCCCGGTGGCTGCAGTGGTCTGCGCTACCAGCTGTTCTTCGACGAGCGCACGCTCGACGGCGACGTCGTGACCGACTTCGACGGCGTGGCCGTGGTCGTCGACCGGATGAGTGTCCCCTACCTCAGCGGCGCGATGATCGACTTCGTGGACACGATCGAGAAGCAGGGCTTCACCATCGACAACCCCAACGCGACCGGCTCCTGCGCCTGTGGCGACTCGTTCCACTGAGCCCGCGGGCCCGCTGTGCGGGTCCTCGAATCTGACGAAGCCCCCGTCCGAGTAGTTCGGCGGGGGCTTCGTGCTGCGTGCGACGTCGCGCGGTTCAGTCGAGGTGCAGGTGCAGGGCGTTGGCCAGCGTGGCAGCCGCGTCGGTGATCCGGATCTCGCGCTTGGGCACCTCGCGCGGGTAGTCGTCGTACTCCAGGCTCGGTGCGCCGGCGACGGCGGCGCGGGCCACCCGGTCGAGCCGCAGGGCCCGCCCGACCGCGGCGCAGTCCTCGCGCTGGCGGCTCACCGCGTCGAGCTCGTCGTGGATCAGGTGCGAGGGAGTCGTCGGGACCATGCTCACGACGCTAGCGGCTACCCGTCGGTAGCGGGAGCAGGAGCGATGCTGCGCCGACGATGGGTCCCCCGGCGCGCTCGGTCGGTAGGGTTCCGTCACGTGTCCCTGCTGATCTGCGGCTCCATCGCCACCGACCACCTGATGTCCTTCGCGGGACGCTTCAAGGACTCGCTCGTCGTCGAGCAGCTGGACAAGATCTCGCTGTCCTTCCTGGTCGACGACCTCGAGATCCGGCGCGGGGGAGTGGCTCCCAACATGTGCTTCGGCCTCGGCCGCCTCGGGCTGCGCCCGGTGCTGGTCGGAGCGGCCGGCGAGGACTTCACCGACTACCGGAGCTGGCTGGAGCGGCACGGCGTGGACTGCTCCTACGTCCACATCTCCGAGACCCGGCACACCGCCCGCTTCGTGTGTACGACGGACAGCACCATGGCGCAGTTCGCCTCGTTCTACCCCGGAGCGATGAGCGAGTCCCGGCTGATGGAGCTCGCCCCGATCGTGGCCCAGGTCGGTGCCCCCGACTTCGTGCTGATCGCGGCCGACGACCCCGAGGGCATGCTCCGGCACACTCGCGAGTGCCGGCAGCGCGGCTACCGCTTCATCGCCGACCCGAGCCAGCAGCTCGCCTTCAGCGAGGGCGGTCTGATCCGCGACCTGATCGACGGCGCGACGTACCTGTTCTCCAACGAGTACGAGTCGGCCATGATCGAGGCCAAGACCGGCTGGTCGGGTGCGGAGATCCTCGACCGGGTGGGCACCCAGGTGACCACCCTCGGCGCCGATGGCGTCCGGATCCTGGCCCGTGACGCCGCTCCGATGGAGGTCAAGGCCGCATCAGGTGTCACCGCGGTCGAGCCGACCGGGGTCGGCGACGCCTTCCGCGCCGGCTTCCTGGCCGGGCTCGAGTGGGAGCTGGGCCACGAGCGCGCGGCGCAGGTCGGCTGCGTGCTCGCCGCGTACGTCGTCGAGACGGTCGGCACCCAGGAGTACTCCTTCACCGCCACCCAGTTCGTCGACCGGGTGCGCCGCTCCTACGGCGACGCCGCGGGCGACGAGATCGCCGCCCGGATCGTCGGCTAGAGCGACCGGCGTACGACGTAGCGCGGCACCCCGTCGTCGGCGGTCTCCTCGCCGACGTACTCGTGCCCGGTCATCCGGCACCAAGCGGCCACGTCGACCCGGGCCGCGGCGTCCGTGGTGACCACCGCTAGCAAACCTCCGGGCGCGACGTCGCCGAGGTGGCGAGCCAGCTCGATGATCGGCGCCGGACAGACCATCTCGCGACAGTCGAGCTCGATCACCGGACCCGCCCCCGGAGCTCGGCGACGACCCCGGGAAGGGCCGCCAGGAACAGCTCCACGTCCTCGGCGCTGGTGTCCCGGCCCACCGAGACCCGCACGTTGCCGTGGGTCAGCGCTCCCATCGCGGCGAGCACGTGGCTCGGCTCCAGCGTCGAGGCCGTGCAGGCAGAGCCGCTGGCCACGGCGAAGCCCCGCCGGTCCAGCTCGGTGACCAGCGCCTCGCCGTCGAGGTAGAGGCAGGAGAAGGTGACCAGGTGCGGCACCCGGTCGTCCGGGTCGCCCACCACCTCGGTCTCGGGGAGCGCCGCGGCGGCGGCGCGGACCCGGTCCACGAGGGCGCGCTGGCGGCGGTTCTCCGTGTCGCGGTCGGCGACCACGGCCTGCAGCGCAGCCGCGGCCGCGAAGATCGCCGGCACGTTCTCGAAGCCGGTGGCCCGCGGGTCGGTGCGGTCGTCGGCCGGGAAGGGCTCGCGCCACCTCGCCCCACGTCGTACGACGAGAACG
This genomic window from Nocardioides cynanchi contains:
- a CDS encoding carbohydrate kinase family protein; the encoded protein is MSLLICGSIATDHLMSFAGRFKDSLVVEQLDKISLSFLVDDLEIRRGGVAPNMCFGLGRLGLRPVLVGAAGEDFTDYRSWLERHGVDCSYVHISETRHTARFVCTTDSTMAQFASFYPGAMSESRLMELAPIVAQVGAPDFVLIAADDPEGMLRHTRECRQRGYRFIADPSQQLAFSEGGLIRDLIDGATYLFSNEYESAMIEAKTGWSGAEILDRVGTQVTTLGADGVRILARDAAPMEVKAASGVTAVEPTGVGDAFRAGFLAGLEWELGHERAAQVGCVLAAYVVETVGTQEYSFTATQFVDRVRRSYGDAAGDEIAARIVG
- the erpA gene encoding iron-sulfur cluster insertion protein ErpA — encoded protein: MTDQVTEERRTDQINLSSVAATKVKSLLEQEGRDDLALRISVQPGGCSGLRYQLFFDERTLDGDVVTDFDGVAVVVDRMSVPYLSGAMIDFVDTIEKQGFTIDNPNATGSCACGDSFH
- a CDS encoding glycerate kinase, which encodes MRVLIAPDKFAGTLTAVEAARAIADGWLRQAPGDEVDLAPMADGGPGFVDVLHEALGGDLAALTVSGPHGEPVPATCLLGSQGRAWVESAQACGLALTGGERAESATTWGVGELVMQAIEAGATDIVVGLGGSGTNDGGAGLLGALGATADRPLDQGAAGLAGIGQVDLAPARERLAGVSLLCATDVDSPLTGLFGATKTFGPQKGIAEERLPAVDGILEAFAAVTGRRTALEKGAGAAGGLGFALLVLGAERRPGFDLVADAVRLEQRARQADLVITGEGAFDFSSRSGKVPYGVATVAAEALRPCVALAGRVLVGSREMRALGIESAHSLVDLVGEERALGDPAGSLATLSARVARSWSR
- a CDS encoding sulfurtransferase TusA family protein translates to MIELDCREMVCPAPIIELARHLGDVAPGGLLAVVTTDAAARVDVAAWCRMTGHEYVGEETADDGVPRYVVRRSL
- a CDS encoding DUF1772 domain-containing protein — encoded protein: MNLTQTATALAALGSATFGGVLFAFSAFVMPGLDASPPDAAVVTMQQINKAAPRSPLAAEMVVTLVLCLVVAATALIRLRSHGGVGTVLVLAGCLLFVASFAITAIYHIPHNDAFASVASGGAGTAQAWRDYARPWELWNHVRSASALAGSALMIAGLLARAA